The stretch of DNA CTCTCTCGCCCGCAGCGACCCTGGGACCAGCTTTAACGAATGGAGGAGCCCGCTACCTCTCGTCGATAAGTCGACGCGCGCTGCGTCTCCGTCGACGGAGGGAATCTCTTACCCTCGAGACGGATTGCCGCTTGTGAGACGGATTAGAAGAACGAGAGGACGACTTTGACGGTCCTCGCCACTCCAGCGGAGCTGTGTTACGTTACTCGCGATCAGCAGACGCTTGGAAATGAGAAGGAAAGTTAACTTGCATTGTTCAGTTAGAGGAACGCGTAGGCGGAGGGGGGAGTCTTCTCCTGGGGACGTGATTCTGATCGACACTTTGCAGATAAAGATTGCAGCGTATGCGTTTCAGGAATCGAAACTCTAGTACCGTCATGACCTTCTTCCCTCGTTCCCCTTTTTTCCATTCAGTAGTCCTCGATGACTAGAAGGGGCCAAAAGGTACTATTATTGGAATCACAGAGTATATGCTGTCACTGGAGAACGTCTCAGTTTGTAGACACTGTGTCCCGCGATCTTTTCCTCGTATCCTTCTCCATAGAATTCATCAAAGTCATTCACTCAAGTGTAGAAGTCATAGAGTAGTCATAGAGCAGAGCTCGAGTCGTAGAGTATACCTACACCTGTAACCTTCCAGTTCTGCAAGAGTACTCGAGAAGAAACTGAAGGTAACTTGTACATAAGTCAAGGTATCCTTCCCCTTCTTCTGTCCTCCCTTCCAGTGTCACGAGAATCCTCTTTGTGTCCAGGACATCCACTTCGGCGAGAAGTTTTCGCGAGAGTGGTCGGACGGCGGCGAGGAGACTGTGAAAGAGGGTGTCCTGCACGGGCCGAAAGGGCTGGCTGGCCAGCTGATGAGGAAGCACGATAGCGAAGCTGGCAGGCGTGCCGTCCGCTCGAGAATGCAACGTGTATGCAAGTGTCACGGTGAGCCATTAATGTGTCTTACAGATAAGCGACGCGTCCCCTATCTGCGCTCTTATTTTTCATTCTGCTCGCTTTAACGGCTTCGGGATTTCACCTATCCCTTGTCTTCCCTTCTCGCTGGCTACATGTGTAGGGTCCATGAAAAAAAGGCATTCCAGAGACTTGTATGCAGCTCGAGATCCTGGTGCATCTTGTGGGAAAGGAGGAGTCTCTTTGTACCTTGCTCTTGAAACTGTATCCACTGTACTGTCTTCTTCGTGGATTTATTCTCTTTAGATCAGGGACAATATCGAggactttttttgtattttatcaccGTGTCTATGTTGTACTCATACGTTCCTGAAATTCTTGACCCCTCAGGTATGTCTGGCTCGTGCAGCGTCCGCGTTTGCTGGAGAAGATTACCAGCGTTCAGGGTGGCCGGGGCTGCACTTGCAGCGTTGCACGAGGGTGCAGCTCTGGTTCGACTGGCGCAACGTGGAGGAAGGAGACCAGCAAGGTTGAGGCCTGCTCGTCCAGATCTGAAGCGACCGAACAAGACAGACCTAGTGTACCTCGAAGACAGTCCCGATTACTGCGAGAAAAATATCACGTGAGGAATCTACTTAGATAAATTCTTATATTAGTCATGCGCTACAAGAATGGTTTAACTGACTCTGTCATCTGCTGGTATAATATTTCCTCCACATTTCTGAACAGAGGAATCATAAAGATAGTCATCTTAAAAGGATCCACCATTGCGTGATAAAAAGATACGACATTCCATTTGAGAATGAAGATGATCTTGACCTTGGATAATAACCACGATCGTGACCCTTGCGTGTCCCATATACAGAGACTGTCAAGCGTTGCAGTGCTATAAATACAGCTTCCACTCCTAGATAGCGATTATAGATTCCTCTCAGCATTGTCTATAAAAAGAGTATTGCCGTCACATCAGTGGAGGAAGTATTTCAGATAACACAGTTAAACGAACCATCCAGCCTAGGAGAAGTCGGGCCTTTGAGGTCTGCAAGAGCTACCAGCTGACTATTTCCACACACCAAGTGTAATTACAAAAGAAACTTTTGGACCTAGATCAGCCTTTGCCTAAGCCACTTTCCATTATACTTCTATCTTAGAGAAAGTCGATGTTGTCATCTACGTTATTTCAGGCTCGGTATTCCTGGCACGAGAGGAAGGATATGCAACCGAACATCCCTCGGCCTGGATGGTTGCCGCTTATTGTGCTGCGGCCGAGGCTACCAGACGCGGGTCCGCGACGTGACCGAGAAGTGCAACTGTCGATTCGTCTGGTGTTGTCACGTGAAGTGCGAATTGTGTCGGCACACGCGGGAGGAGCACGTCTGCAATTAGTCGAATGAAATTGCATTCCCGGTCGGCCTACCGAAAGGTGCTTCACGACCCTTTGCGTCGAGGCAGTTCACTTTCCACGATGGGATGGATTCTACTGGTCGGCCCCGTTCCATGGTCGCTATTTGGAATCAGGCTGGACCCGCGATGGCTCTACCAAGCTGCTCTTTAAGTTAAACCACTGGCCAGGGTCTGACTATCGCGTCAGCTGCCCAGGGCTGTGGAAACCGCCGCGAGAGGCTACAAAGTGTGACACGTTAGAACATTCTGTACCTGACAGTCAGAGTGTCGTAAGTCCACTCTTCGGCAACGGTGATTATTCAAGCGTGTAGCTTTCAGACGGTTAGAGTAACATATCTACATGTATCTGCGCTGTACGAGGTGTTCCTCTTTTGGTCTGCTTGGATATTGTTGCTATTTCTGATGATTAAGGTGCAAGAAGAAGTTTTGCGATCTCTTCTTTAACACCTTGTATCATTGAAAGGAGGAATGGTATCCGAGTTGATTATAGTAAAATGGGACACTCGTATAGGGTACTCCGAAGTCTAAATCCCCTCCCAGCAAAACTGTCGAATTGTTTCAGTATTAATATCATAATAGCAAGTACAATATGTCTGTGAAGTTGCAGTTATGTGGCTTATTATGCTAGTCTGGCTCTCAGGTGCAACATTATGTACGTGAATGTTAACATGTTGAGAATCGATGGTGATGTCAGTCCGGTTCCCAGAGATATGTAGCAGGGGATCGGGCTCAATTGAAAGCGAAGTGCAAAACGCGAAGCACTGCTTGCGTCACGTTATAAATGTGACTTGGAAGAGCGCAAGGCCTAGACCTTTCTCGAAAGGAATCATTGTTCGATCGTACTCCCTTTTTGCGTCACGAGCACGGTGAGTTCGAGCAACGCGACTCGGTCACGACGTCGGTTGTCCCTCGCTGAAACTCAATATGTTAATAATTTGCGGTTTTTTGCTGACACGAGAGAAAGATAGGAGAGAGGAACGTGCGTGCGTGCATGTATATGTATTTCCGTGTGGACGAGATCGTGTGTCCGGATAAGCGAACGACTGAGCGTGAGCATGGGATAGAAGTAATATAGGCGAGATATTAGGCCACTCGACGAGAAGACCATTCTTCTTTTTCTGTTCGTGCTCGCACATTTGCGTATGACGCGAGAGTCTTATTTATGTCGAAGTAAAGACGACGATGTGTAGGTATCTCATTGTATACCAATGCTCTCTAGCGCGTAGAACCACCTTATCTTCACCTAACTATGGAATAATTACAGTGGCTCGCGGAAGCATTTGCGCGGTCGGTGAAATCTTCAGTATTGAGCAGCGTATCGTAGATCAAATATTGTCAAAGTGGCTACATAACCAAGACTACAGCTTGGAGGCTTTGGTAAAATGTTCATTTGCTGTTTTCCCCTCCAAGTGTTTCTGAATACTTTCGTGACCCACTGTACACGGAATCGCTGTATCGGCCGTGTCTCAGCGAACAATGCGAGCTACGAGGAGCGAGACGGACTACGAGAAAGCGATAGTTCACGTCGAAGCGAAATAGgagagaaaaaaaaggagagaaaAGGAGAGCGACGCGCGCGCGACACGACGTTATCCGCTCTCGCGGGCAGTTCGCCTCGGGTCGCTCAGATCGGGAACAATTCTGCCAATGACACATGTAAATACCGTCTTCTTAACCGTTTTTGTAGATTTTACGTCCAACGACCGTCTCGCGCTGTATATAGATAAAAGCATGTACACGATCGATTGATGTTAAGTTTATCGAATGCTGCGACGAGGTGAAGACGAAAACTTACATAATAGGAGCTTTAGAGGAGTGATCGCTCCTGCGTTTTCCGCAGCCCACGTGTCTCGATTTTCCTTTCTTCTTCTCAGATGTTCTTTCCTTCTTATTCTCATCGCCATAGAACCATCCAACATATTCGAAGTTTCCCCTTCGCAATCTGAACGCGTGAACAGCGTATTCGTGGTTATTTTCTCACGTAGAGGAAGCTGGCTGTTTCGTCGTATACGCCACACCGATCGAAGGGCCACAGTCTAGTCAATTACGAAGTCCGAATTTTCATCATGTCGCGGAAGCGCTCATACagcaatattcttcataatcacgaCTACGTTTTTTAACTTAAAATAGAAATTCCGttttctttttatatatattcAAGCATTCTTTAATGTTGACACGATAATGCTTTTATTGCGTGTCGTTTACAGACAGAACGGAAATCAATTTTTGTAGTTTATCTATTGTAACAGTTTGATGAAAACAATTTTTCTACGATTTATATCGATTTTACACAGATCTATTAATTAACGTATGCGATAAACAGGATATCTCTATATGAGTATTAGATGATAACTATTAAAATAGTAATCTGTTGTGAGCGactgaaatttctactttctctTTATTCTCTAGCAACCTCTTTACAGTGATACTCATTTAGGGAAATCCTGTCTAAAACCGACGCCAAATGTCATCGCTTGAAACGACACAAATGAGAAAAGCTACTGATCCGATCAAAGAGAACATGGCCTTAAAAAGCAGTCGAATTAAATGCCTAGGTACCGATTCGTCCGTACGTAATAAGGATCTAGCGATAAAACGCACACGAGCGAGCACTCGTGCgacaacgacgacgacgatgacgacaTACAGAGCGCAGTATTGAAAAACGattgtaatttatttttctCACGGTTAACATGCTACATCGTACTTCTAGCTTCTTCCAAACAATCAATCAATCAACTTACGAATCAAGTATTCTCGTAATAGTTACGTGTCTTCATTAGCAATGAGATAAACCCTAGCTCGTAACATTTGTATTTGTATGTACCTGTACTCTACGTGCatttatataaatacatatgcGAAAAGTGTCCGTATTAGCCAGCCTCTGGGTAACAAATCTATATAGCTCAGCTTCTTACCGCGTGTATCTCCCCTTCGATCTCTGCGTTCTTTTAGATATTACTAAATAACGCGCCAACGTGCAACCGATTGTCGAGAAGACCCCCAAGATACTGCCCACGAATAAGCCAAGGAAGAACTGGAGGTCCTCGTTGAACGTTCTCGCAGAGCTCATCGGCATCAGAAACTCCAGGTTCCCGTCTTTGGCACGCGCCGTGTAGCGTAGCCAGTAAATAAGCCTGTCCACCGCAGGATTTATCCTATCACGGATAGCCAAGGAGACCTTTCGAGCATTCTCGCGGTAATCTATCGCCTCGTGAAGCTGGTTCACCGCGTTCGATACTTCCTCGCTGCTTATGGCGCGGAGTTCTTCAGCGGAGCGAGCAAAACCCAACTGAACCGCTCGAGCCGCGTTCTTGGACTCCAAGGAATTCCTGGGGAAACATATCACTGGTGTCCCGTGGAAACCTACTTCCAGGAACTCGGTGTCTGCGCAGTGGCTCAGCACCACTCTCGTGCGACTGTACCCTACAATGATAGAAAGATAACGTTAGAATGCCAAAGATTCTTTATAGAAGTAATTCATTGGATGCGCTTGGGAATTCCGCTCAAAAAAGAATATTAAGTAAAATGTGTAATGGCATCGCTAATTTCAGTGCACGAGTACTATCATCTTGCTAATGGAAAGTGGCAGTATAATTATCGATAGCTTGGTCAGAAACCTATCAGGATTCTATGCAGAAATTATAAGGTTTCAATGTAGCCTTCTACCTATCAGGTCTTGGCGATCAATCGTCGAGTGAACAAAAAGATTGTCCGGCAATGCAACGTCCGTGCTTTGCCACTTCATGTTCTTCCAAACGACCGCCTGGCCTTCCCTGCCTTGCGGCAACTTCTGTGCCAACTCCTTAATCAACGTCTCATAATTTTCATCCAGGAGAACCACAATCGTTCCCAGCCTATGCTCGATCAACGCCTTGTGCAGCTCCCCCTGCAACGGGTGTGGTCCTCTGCAGTGATGACAGCCGACCTGCAacattaaatattattaaaatcgcATTCTACAACTTCTTGAGAAGTACTGATCAAGATAACAGTACACTCCACATGGCTAATAATCTTAATTGCAATGCAGAAGAGGACTCAACAGTGAGTGACTTTATATCATAAAGTTAATACGAAATCTCTTCCAGTAAGTAGAATAGTATtactgaaacaccctgtatattcagaAGGAAACAATTTTCCCGTGATATCTGAAATTCTCGTGAAACGAGGAGTTTCATTCACAGGAATCGTTTGAGTACGCAATGGTGAAACGTTCTCAACTCCGATCGAACAAATCGAACATTGGAGAACGTTTTACCAGGAGAGCATGAAACCGTACGGAGTTAAGCGTTTTTCCATCCCACTCACTTCGGCTATCAGCTGCGTGAGCGGAGCAAAGTCCGACCGCAGGACGACGTCGCCACCCCAGAGTATGAGGCGAACATCTGCGTAGAGATTGTCTAAATTGAGACCGGTCTCTGGCAAGTATTTTCCCGCTATCCGGAGAGCATACGCCGCGTACTCGTCTCGGGCCGTCGAGAATATTGACCTCTGTGAGAAACTCGTCCGCAGTCGCGTCCAAAATCCTGTGTTCTgaactggtagagcagcgcccgtgTACTCGAACACGTAAACCTCTTCGTCTCGGTTCCGAGTCCATATCACTGGTATCGACTCTATCGTTTTAGTCCAGGGGATCAAGCAGCCATCGTGCCTAAAAACACAgacaaattaaataataatcttCCGCTATATTCCTCGACTGAATTTTTTGGTGTTTAATTCTGTGGACCATAAAATTCAGCTAGCAAGAAAAATTTGTTTCTCTACTTTAAAAATAGTCCGCGATCCAGGCACTGTAGCGCACCGGAAGTGATTCCTCGAGAAACGACTGTACATCAAACTTTGATCTCGAAATAGAAATAGAGGAAAGAATAGAAGGGCTCGATGTAAGGACCAGTCAGCTCCAGTACTTTAATATTTAgtatcttttttatttatattgagaAATTTTTGAAACCTGAACTGATCGATTTTTGCATTGAGTCCTTCAATTAGACATACCTGAATGCAGGGAATATGGTAAAGGTCGGCTGGATCTCTCGTATCTTCTTCGCAATCTGTTCGTCTTTTAACAGTACCTCGCAGGCCTGAATCGCCTTGGTTTCAGGGTACGCAGATTCTTCGAACTGAACGTTTAGTGTCAGAATTTCGACATCGATCAAAGTCTCGTAGAGCTCCTTTTCGTGGGACGTTGGTATTATTAAAGTTGCATCGATCCCTTGATCCGATAGAGTATTCGCTAGCAATGACAGATCGTAGATATCCTCGAAAGCCACTACCACTGCCGATTGTGGGGGTGCAGTCAAGGTTGAACTACTCACGATGTGAACGAGGTAGAGGCAGGCGCATAATTTGACGAGTAAAGACATTTTGGGATTCACTGAAAGCCACGATCGATAGAAACGAGATTCAGGGATTTATATTTCGAAGTAATATCGTACTTCACAGAGAAACACTTAGAAGATACTTATATCTTACATAGAGAGCTATATTCATTCTAGTTTCGAGTAATCTTCTATTTATCGCGAGCCACGATTTCGAAACGGGTCATTTCCAGAGAAGGAAAGAGAGATGTCTGAAACTCCGATAAATGGAAGCTACTTTCCTTAAATGCTTGTCGAATCTGCTACGAATCTGTTCTCAAAATCTCCGAGACAGCAGAAACTTATATCCTTTGGAGTCACTATCTATAAACGTAACGTGAACGTGGAACACAGTTACTCACGGCGAGTGTATAACGCTGATGTAAGAGTTAATATGAGACGAATTGTTTCGATCGAACTGTTTATTCTTCGTGATACACGGATCTTTACAAACCAGTCTTAAACTATACATACACACGATACAATTTTCGCGCCTTGGCGGTGGATTCGAGTAAGTTCGGCTAGGTAAATAGCATCACTTTCCACTTAAGCTACGCGAGAGAACGCTCGTGCGTGAGACGCGAGATGTTTCGGTTCGAGAACAGATGAATATTAGGCGTACGATGAGACTTATCTGACGCAGGCCGCCACGAAGCACAAACGATCGCGTGGGTTGTAGCATTCGACTTTCGTGAGCGAACTTCGTCGCGGTCCACGGTCCAGAGCGAAGCTCAGAGAGCAAAGCCGGTTAAACGTTCAGGAAACGTGTGCTCGCATTCTGAGAACGTATGGGTACACTCTAATTAACCGTGACGCAAGGTTTCATCACAAAATATCACGCGACGCATTAACTAATCTCCTCACGCATAATATTTACGAATGAAGTAATATTAGGAAAACGAATCATGTCACGAATAATTTGTATGTCACATATACAATATAGGTTAGGTCTTGTAACCTTATATTTACGTCTCGAATAAATTCACGTATCCAGTCACACTGTTCCTGCattcacattttccatcgtgcacTATGAAAACCTAGCGTCGTTTGTTTACAAAGGATTCTTATCATAACCTCTTTAGatcattgagttttatgctgTATATTACGCGGTAATTACCGAATTTTATGGATTGTTCACTTGTTAATTGTAATGTCCATGATGTTTCTCAATTTAAAGTTTTTTTCAATGTGTTAAATTATATGTTGGAGTTAAATAAGATTCATCGGGTTTCGAAAATTAAGCAACTTTTCAATGGGCGACTTAGTCACTGTTATGCCATCTGTCGAGATAAAATCTATGGAACAATCTTATACATTCGTGATTAATTCAATTGCGCCATCTTTGAGAATAAACCATGAGTGCCACCTGAGTGAAGTCAGTGATACTAAAGCTTGCAATATATGTTTTCGAAGTGATAAGCTGTCAAATGTCGGTAGATTGTTCTATGTTCCCGCGTAAAATTTGCGGCTTCCAATACAGTTTTATTTCACCACTATCGTACAAAAGTAATCATGAAATTTAGATGTAGAATGGTAGATGTGATCGCTATGAGAGATTTTACGAGTGAGTTTAACTCTTTGACATCATTTCTAACCTTTTCTGGTATCCTAATTGAACAGAAACGTACTGAATTTTATAAAAAACTAcagttaataaaaaataaatagcagtagtgtaataattatatttttattttgagtTCATTATATCTTCTTG from Calliopsis andreniformis isolate RMS-2024a chromosome 2, iyCalAndr_principal, whole genome shotgun sequence encodes:
- the LOC143188460 gene encoding protein Wnt-4; translated protein: MRPVVTTFLLVPLLFVAWQNGAQANWWYLGVESRLNGGSGQGSSVEGQPPIVGAGVIGPASAEKNCKSVHLTAKQQAICSRSPPVLQAVSAGARLAIEECQHQFRSARWNCSISPENPENVFGGVMLVNSREAAFVYAISAAGVAYSVTRACSRGELTDCSCDNRVRTRRPNNWQWGGCSEDIHFGEKFSREWSDGGEETVKEGVLHGPKGLAGQLMRKHDSEAGRRAVRSRMQRVCKCHGMSGSCSVRVCWRRLPAFRVAGAALAALHEGAALVRLAQRGGRRPARLRPARPDLKRPNKTDLVYLEDSPDYCEKNITLGIPGTRGRICNRTSLGLDGCRLLCCGRGYQTRVRDVTEKCNCRFVWCCHVKCELCRHTREEHVCN
- the LOC143188457 gene encoding UDP-glucuronosyltransferase 2A2 is translated as MSLLVKLCACLYLVHIVSSSTLTAPPQSAVVVAFEDIYDLSLLANTLSDQGIDATLIIPTSHEKELYETLIDVEILTLNVQFEESAYPETKAIQACEVLLKDEQIAKKIREIQPTFTIFPAFRHDGCLIPWTKTIESIPVIWTRNRDEEVYVFEYTGAALPVQNTGFWTRLRTSFSQRSIFSTARDEYAAYALRIAGKYLPETGLNLDNLYADVRLILWGGDVVLRSDFAPLTQLIAEVGCHHCRGPHPLQGELHKALIEHRLGTIVVLLDENYETLIKELAQKLPQGREGQAVVWKNMKWQSTDVALPDNLFVHSTIDRQDLIGYSRTRVVLSHCADTEFLEVGFHGTPVICFPRNSLESKNAARAVQLGFARSAEELRAISSEEVSNAVNQLHEAIDYRENARKVSLAIRDRINPAVDRLIYWLRYTARAKDGNLEFLMPMSSARTFNEDLQFFLGLFVGSILGVFSTIGCTLARYLVISKRTQRSKGRYTR